A single window of Granulicella mallensis MP5ACTX8 DNA harbors:
- a CDS encoding TIGR03790 family protein, whose translation MLALVAQAKAAPIQRTPSEVLLVYNSASATSTAIGMYYAAQRGVTNVLAVSCQDSALNSINETISLSNYKSQIQNPISTYLSAHPGINFIVLTKGIPIRIDNAPTGSEPAGQTPQDFQPSLDSYLAALGYSTANGNVQASITGSGAQGVAWINKYYNSTVPFTHEAFGGYLVTRLDGYIQSDAMALVDRSIAAMQTPLTGSILIDADAGDGIADKTQFPPATPSTDVLMEESFDHGNADLMHAAGDLQASGLTTNATVTSTFVGNQSNLLGYYSWGSNDGNYNSEAYESLSFAPGAISNTYVSTSMVSFIGQYVGFNSINLTGMTSLKARVANANTDDKLHVFQIRIDNPSGQIIGSCNVPQTGGWQTWKTMTCALSASVSGVHNVYLTFIPNGFGGNLYNIEWIQFQGAASVIEAASYNGLSGGEQLEVSSEGPQDLGFITNGANAVYNSINLNGMTSFTARVASAGAGGSLQIHVDSPTGTLIGTCTVPSTGGWQTWTTQTCKLKGASGIHNVYLVFTGGGGDLYNLEWFNFVGGTNLIEVASYNVLSGDASLETSSDGGQDLGNIFDGQSHMPDLIANGLTGAEGYTNEPCLDGIEGITFQIDHYQSGYTLAESFYAGTPYLGWEGIVVGDPLTAPYLGVTPTVTPTQASSFTGSAGGVSTESSSEGNLDVGNILNGSYTFYSNVNLSNLTTFRARVASAGLGGNIQVRLDNPTGTLAGTCTVPVTGDWQSWTTVSCPISNTTGTHTVYLVYTGGDGALFNVEWFAFTPTIQASSYSKISGGEQLESSSEGGEDMGFILAGSYAAYNNVTLTGATHFTARVASAGSGGNIEVHLDSPSGTLAATCAVPVNGDWQTWSPVTCNLTPTSGTHTLYLVFTGDGGNYLFNLESFGVN comes from the coding sequence GTGCTTGCCCTCGTCGCCCAGGCGAAGGCCGCTCCAATACAAAGAACTCCGAGCGAAGTGCTATTGGTCTATAACTCGGCCAGCGCGACTTCTACCGCCATTGGAATGTACTACGCAGCGCAGCGCGGAGTTACCAACGTCCTTGCGGTCAGCTGCCAGGACTCGGCTTTGAATTCAATCAATGAGACGATTTCCCTCAGTAACTACAAGTCCCAGATTCAGAATCCCATCAGTACTTATCTGTCAGCTCATCCGGGGATTAACTTTATTGTTCTAACGAAGGGTATCCCGATTCGCATCGACAATGCCCCTACTGGTTCTGAACCCGCGGGCCAAACTCCTCAGGATTTTCAGCCCTCGCTCGATAGCTATCTGGCGGCGCTGGGTTACTCCACTGCGAACGGCAATGTACAGGCTTCGATCACAGGATCAGGCGCTCAAGGCGTCGCCTGGATCAATAAGTATTACAACTCGACGGTTCCCTTTACGCATGAGGCCTTTGGCGGCTATCTGGTCACACGTCTGGATGGTTATATCCAGTCAGACGCCATGGCCTTGGTGGATCGTTCGATCGCTGCCATGCAGACTCCCTTGACCGGCTCCATCTTGATCGACGCGGATGCCGGCGATGGCATTGCCGATAAGACCCAGTTCCCTCCAGCGACTCCCAGCACGGATGTCCTCATGGAGGAGTCGTTCGATCATGGCAATGCGGACCTGATGCATGCAGCCGGTGACCTTCAAGCAAGCGGGCTCACCACAAACGCAACCGTTACCAGCACCTTCGTTGGCAACCAGAGTAACTTGCTCGGCTACTATTCCTGGGGTAGCAATGATGGGAACTACAACAGCGAAGCCTACGAATCGCTGTCTTTCGCGCCGGGAGCGATCTCCAATACCTATGTCTCAACGAGTATGGTGAGCTTTATCGGGCAGTATGTGGGCTTCAACAGTATCAATCTGACCGGAATGACGTCCCTTAAAGCAAGGGTCGCCAACGCCAACACGGATGACAAGCTTCACGTATTCCAGATCCGCATCGATAATCCCAGCGGGCAGATTATAGGGAGCTGTAACGTCCCCCAGACCGGCGGTTGGCAAACCTGGAAGACCATGACCTGCGCCCTCTCGGCCAGCGTCAGTGGAGTTCATAACGTCTATCTGACGTTTATTCCCAATGGATTTGGAGGCAATCTTTACAACATCGAATGGATTCAGTTCCAGGGGGCTGCCAGCGTGATTGAGGCCGCCAGCTATAACGGTTTGTCGGGTGGCGAACAACTCGAAGTGAGCAGCGAAGGCCCGCAGGACCTGGGCTTCATCACGAATGGGGCCAATGCGGTCTATAACAGCATCAACCTGAACGGCATGACTTCTTTCACGGCGCGGGTTGCCAGTGCGGGAGCTGGAGGCTCCCTTCAGATTCATGTCGACAGCCCTACGGGAACGTTGATCGGAACCTGCACCGTTCCATCCACAGGCGGCTGGCAAACCTGGACTACACAGACGTGCAAGTTGAAAGGGGCAAGTGGAATCCATAACGTCTACCTGGTCTTCACGGGTGGCGGAGGAGATCTCTATAACCTGGAGTGGTTCAACTTTGTCGGTGGAACCAACCTGATCGAAGTCGCGAGTTACAACGTTCTGTCTGGCGATGCCAGCCTGGAAACCAGCAGCGACGGCGGACAGGACCTGGGGAACATCTTCGACGGACAATCTCACATGCCGGATCTGATCGCCAATGGATTGACCGGAGCAGAGGGCTACACGAATGAACCCTGCCTGGATGGCATCGAGGGAATCACGTTCCAGATCGATCACTATCAGTCGGGCTACACTCTGGCGGAGAGCTTTTACGCCGGCACTCCCTATCTTGGTTGGGAGGGCATCGTGGTCGGTGACCCGCTGACTGCTCCCTACCTCGGTGTCACTCCAACCGTTACACCGACTCAAGCCTCAAGCTTCACCGGTTCGGCCGGGGGTGTGAGCACCGAGAGCAGCAGTGAAGGCAATCTTGATGTCGGAAATATTCTCAACGGCTCTTATACGTTCTACAGCAATGTCAACCTTTCCAATCTGACGACCTTTAGAGCCCGGGTAGCCAGCGCAGGGCTGGGAGGCAACATTCAAGTTCGCCTCGACAACCCCACTGGAACGTTGGCAGGAACCTGCACCGTTCCGGTTACAGGCGACTGGCAGAGCTGGACGACCGTATCGTGCCCTATAAGCAACACCACTGGAACTCACACGGTCTATCTCGTTTATACCGGCGGGGACGGTGCGCTGTTCAATGTGGAGTGGTTTGCTTTTACCCCCACGATCCAGGCTTCCAGCTATAGCAAGATCTCTGGAGGGGAGCAGCTGGAAAGTAGCAGCGAGGGCGGAGAGGATATGGGCTTCATCTTAGCCGGCAGCTACGCGGCCTATAACAACGTTACTCTGACCGGCGCGACTCACTTTACGGCAAGGGTAGCCAGCGCAGGCTCTGGAGGCAACATCGAGGTTCACCTCGATAGCCCCTCGGGCACGTTGGCAGCAACTTGCGCGGTTCCTGTCAATGGCGACTGGCAGACATGGTCGCCGGTTACGTGCAACCTGACTCCCACAAGTGGAACTCATACTCTCTATCTTGTCTTTACAGGGGATGGTGGCAACTACTTATTCAACCTCGAATCCTTCGGTGTTAATTAG
- a CDS encoding carboxypeptidase-like regulatory domain-containing protein, whose protein sequence is MKQLSRIIFPLALILLCLGIRLEAQVTGARLTGVVTDSSGAAIPQAQITITNTGTNAATKTTSNAQGEYTVPSLPAGPYKISSTATGFADTLQTNIVLTIGQSATVNIVLKPGGADETVTVSSNPTLINATTAEISAVVNEASIKELPLNGRDPSSLVFLTTGVTNELQSQASTLPSTNSFPTQSGGSAGGGRQGSTYYLLDGVTNMDYYALLAAPFPNADATQEFRVISNNFDARYGFSPGAVVSIQSKGGTNSFHGGAFEFLRNDVLNAANYFSHQVDPLKRSQFGGYLGGPIIKDKLFFFANYQGTRTSTTSTQNTTYTPTAAMLNGDFSAIVPDLNAPFATINGKRNQIDPKLFSPGALAIAASLPLGGDPATGKTNFVGPKARTSYDEGTGRIDYAINDRQRVFVRNFIYNFTQPGIGIPGNLLAGVQGLHGIYVNDAFNHSWTINQNLLNSVTVFYQSFDFGSGTPLFSKTGQQECLSNFVDVSDPAGSCYIGGISAVDGNSIYGGALGFSVFSGAVNSTKRRNLGFSDTVTYTHGKHTMYFGADVLHRYTHENSSSGANPNVGFTNAFTGFTLSDFLLGDAQTFSQNAGESGSVRGWMTGYYAQDQYKLRPNLTINAGLRWDPYTPLSIDGGRGAAYIPGQQSTRYPNAPAGVVFPGDAGINNAIMPTSWKYFEPRIGIAYQASPKTSIRAGFGMFTTPLEDASYNHVYDTAPFNPSFSLNATTTTPISFDHPWSGFAATGGQSPFPPFASPSVSPPANSTFTLPMQLGAVFPKNFRLGVAQSWNLSVEQQFTDTLALHIAYVGSETYHLSTPVELNPGVPIGPMFTNGAFTGFQSDSRGLTNFGSIIQVEVGGTSSYNSLQVGIEKRLSHSIQVQSNFTWSHAFDVGGSGDPSFESSVSDPHNVGHDHGPSSLNYPVVSVTNFTYEAPKFQSLNSVLRNVIGGWSLTGLVTLQSGPPFTVNGGGGNNRSGFLVYQDRADLTGEPLQVRHGGKANWLNHYFNAGAFALNKPGTAGNSPKYLIQGAPIYTADLGVQKNWQFHERYGLQFRFEAFNALNHPSFGQPDSNPDDSNFGTITSTGAIPARVGQAALKLTF, encoded by the coding sequence ATGAAACAACTCTCACGCATTATCTTTCCACTAGCCCTTATCCTGCTCTGTCTGGGCATCAGGCTTGAGGCGCAGGTCACAGGCGCCCGGTTAACCGGCGTTGTCACCGACTCAAGCGGCGCAGCCATCCCCCAGGCTCAGATTACGATCACCAACACTGGGACCAATGCCGCGACGAAGACGACCTCGAACGCGCAGGGTGAGTACACCGTGCCTTCGTTGCCCGCCGGCCCCTATAAGATCTCCTCGACAGCGACCGGCTTTGCTGACACCCTGCAGACCAATATTGTTCTCACGATCGGCCAGAGTGCGACGGTCAACATCGTTCTCAAGCCTGGAGGAGCGGATGAGACCGTCACCGTAAGCTCCAATCCCACCCTGATCAATGCGACTACGGCTGAGATCAGCGCGGTCGTCAACGAGGCTTCCATCAAGGAGCTGCCGCTGAACGGCCGCGATCCTTCGAGTCTCGTCTTCCTGACGACTGGCGTGACTAATGAGCTGCAGTCGCAAGCCTCCACCTTGCCGTCAACGAACTCTTTCCCCACGCAGTCCGGCGGCTCCGCGGGCGGCGGACGGCAGGGAAGCACGTACTATCTGCTCGACGGCGTCACGAACATGGACTACTACGCGCTTCTTGCGGCGCCGTTCCCGAATGCCGATGCCACCCAGGAGTTTCGTGTCATCTCGAACAACTTCGACGCGCGCTATGGCTTCTCGCCAGGCGCGGTCGTCAGCATCCAGAGCAAAGGCGGCACCAACAGCTTTCACGGCGGCGCTTTTGAGTTTCTCCGCAATGACGTGCTCAATGCTGCGAATTACTTCAGCCACCAGGTTGATCCGTTGAAGCGCAGTCAGTTCGGCGGCTATCTCGGCGGCCCCATCATTAAGGACAAGCTCTTCTTCTTTGCCAACTATCAAGGAACGCGCACCAGCACTACCTCGACGCAGAACACCACCTACACCCCGACCGCCGCGATGCTCAACGGTGACTTCAGTGCGATTGTCCCGGATCTCAACGCGCCCTTCGCGACGATCAATGGCAAGCGCAACCAGATCGACCCCAAGTTGTTCAGTCCCGGTGCGCTCGCGATTGCAGCCTCTCTGCCGCTCGGCGGCGATCCTGCCACTGGCAAAACGAACTTCGTCGGGCCCAAGGCGCGTACCAGCTATGATGAGGGGACCGGACGCATCGACTACGCTATTAACGATCGCCAGCGTGTCTTTGTGCGCAACTTCATCTACAACTTCACCCAGCCCGGAATCGGCATCCCCGGCAACCTGCTGGCGGGTGTTCAGGGACTGCACGGCATCTACGTCAACGACGCCTTCAATCACTCCTGGACGATTAATCAAAATCTACTGAACAGCGTTACTGTCTTCTACCAGTCCTTTGACTTCGGTTCCGGAACTCCGCTCTTCAGTAAAACCGGTCAACAGGAGTGCCTCTCGAACTTCGTCGATGTCTCCGATCCCGCCGGGTCGTGCTATATCGGTGGTATCTCGGCAGTCGACGGCAATTCGATCTATGGAGGGGCTCTTGGCTTCTCCGTCTTCAGCGGCGCGGTCAACAGCACGAAGCGCCGGAACCTGGGCTTCTCAGACACTGTCACCTATACCCACGGCAAGCACACCATGTACTTCGGTGCGGATGTCTTGCATCGCTACACGCATGAGAACTCCAGCTCCGGAGCGAATCCGAATGTTGGCTTTACCAACGCCTTCACCGGCTTCACCCTCTCGGACTTTCTCCTCGGCGATGCCCAGACCTTCTCGCAGAACGCGGGAGAGAGCGGCAGCGTACGTGGTTGGATGACCGGTTATTACGCTCAGGACCAATACAAGCTTCGTCCTAACCTGACGATCAATGCCGGACTGCGCTGGGATCCTTATACCCCTCTCAGCATCGACGGCGGACGCGGCGCTGCCTACATCCCCGGGCAGCAGAGCACTCGTTATCCCAACGCTCCTGCAGGTGTAGTCTTCCCGGGTGACGCGGGTATCAACAATGCAATTATGCCTACGTCCTGGAAGTACTTCGAGCCGCGTATCGGTATCGCGTACCAGGCTTCTCCGAAGACCTCGATTCGTGCCGGCTTCGGCATGTTCACTACACCGTTGGAAGACGCAAGTTACAACCATGTCTACGACACGGCGCCCTTCAATCCATCTTTTTCGCTCAACGCCACCACCACTACTCCTATCTCCTTCGATCATCCGTGGAGTGGCTTCGCGGCTACGGGCGGCCAGAGCCCATTTCCTCCCTTCGCCTCTCCGAGTGTGAGCCCTCCTGCTAACTCTACGTTCACTCTTCCCATGCAGCTCGGAGCAGTCTTTCCGAAGAACTTCCGCCTCGGTGTAGCGCAGAGCTGGAATCTGTCTGTGGAGCAACAGTTCACCGATACGCTCGCCCTCCACATCGCCTATGTGGGGAGCGAAACCTATCACCTCTCCACGCCGGTCGAATTGAATCCTGGTGTCCCCATCGGTCCAATGTTTACGAATGGTGCGTTTACTGGCTTCCAAAGCGATTCACGTGGGCTGACGAACTTCGGTTCGATCATCCAGGTGGAGGTCGGAGGAACCTCAAGCTATAACTCGCTGCAGGTCGGCATCGAAAAGCGTCTCTCGCATAGTATCCAGGTACAGTCCAACTTCACTTGGTCGCATGCCTTTGACGTGGGTGGATCGGGAGATCCCTCCTTCGAGTCCAGCGTGAGTGATCCTCATAACGTGGGCCACGATCACGGCCCGTCGAGCCTCAACTATCCGGTGGTCTCGGTCACCAACTTTACCTACGAGGCTCCGAAGTTCCAAAGCCTGAACTCTGTCTTGCGCAACGTCATCGGCGGCTGGTCGCTGACGGGTCTGGTCACCCTGCAATCGGGTCCTCCGTTTACCGTCAACGGCGGAGGCGGCAACAATCGGTCCGGCTTCCTTGTCTATCAGGACCGCGCCGATCTTACCGGCGAACCTCTCCAGGTCCGACACGGCGGTAAGGCCAATTGGCTCAACCACTACTTCAACGCCGGGGCCTTCGCCCTCAACAAGCCCGGTACTGCCGGTAATTCACCCAAGTACCTCATCCAGGGCGCTCCTATCTACACCGCGGACCTGGGGGTTCAGAAGAACTGGCAGTTTCACGAGCGCTACGGGCTGCAGTTCCGTTTCGAGGCCTTCAACGCTCTCAACCATCCCAGCTTCGGTCAGCCGGACTCCAATCCTGATGACTCCAACTTCGGTACGATCACCTCAACCGGGGCTATCCCCGCGCGAGTTGGTCAGGCTGCTTTGAAACTCACCTTCTAA
- a CDS encoding glycoside hydrolase family 2 protein — translation MTLSRRSFLKTSGGCILGGAVARQGFALVAKPEHPAHSTRRIYPLVEGWLWSRSVPANGHLRGFDDSGFEHVALPHSNVFVPWHNADQNSYQFVSLYRRHFTLPAGEPDRRVFADFEGVMVASKVYLNGTLLGEYFGGFTPFSFELTQHLDQEGENVLSVEVDSRELPEVPPFGYEVDYLTFGGIYRGVSLRTTGGTSIEDLRVTCSEVLTPKPRVEIEVFLDSANTTLKTKPDTFEVELFNDAGTITKRRQRLSSSELSAGRATVSMAGVEGLKLWQLHDPKLYSVRVRLLAVGQIVDEQETRFGLREARFTPAGFSLNGEIIKLRGLNRHQTFPFAGAAMPRRVQRRDATILKEQLKCNIVRCSHYPPSHHFLDACDELGLLVIDETPGWQHVGDSELWRERYLDNTRRMIRRDWNHPSIVLWSIRINESRDFHDLYVKVNALARELDPSRQTTGVRYFQESELLEDVFSMNDFQFPLKAPNHPLYLNTEFVGAEFPVRPWDSNAINQEHILRYARIFNQLNSQAGYSGGLGWCGFDYQTHADFGSGDHICYHGVMDIFREAKPAAGFFKSQCPPTEEPVLEPGFHFAMSDEPSGFRKGIISSNCDEIRAFIGRDKVWHHIIDLRPEHEEFPHLAYPPFYLTLPDGNDDWGDLRLDGYVKGTQVISKSFSGKGIDQVFEILADDSELIADGADATRVVLRVTDEYGAPRPLCFDPITLSLDGPAVLLGEPIAVLSGGRSAVWIRSTGEPGIATLKATHPHFGVKTLTFKIIAETDNHPPFS, via the coding sequence ATGACACTGAGTCGAAGAAGCTTTCTCAAAACGAGTGGTGGCTGCATCCTGGGCGGGGCTGTCGCGCGCCAGGGGTTCGCGCTCGTTGCGAAGCCGGAACACCCAGCGCATTCGACGCGCCGGATCTATCCGCTGGTGGAGGGATGGCTCTGGAGTCGCAGCGTTCCGGCTAACGGCCATCTGCGCGGTTTCGATGACTCAGGCTTTGAGCACGTCGCTCTTCCGCACAGCAACGTCTTCGTTCCGTGGCACAACGCCGATCAGAACAGCTATCAGTTTGTTTCACTCTACCGCCGTCACTTCACTCTTCCCGCAGGGGAGCCGGACAGGCGGGTCTTCGCTGACTTCGAGGGCGTCATGGTGGCGTCGAAGGTGTACCTGAATGGCACGCTGCTGGGTGAGTACTTTGGGGGCTTCACACCCTTCTCCTTCGAACTCACGCAGCACCTCGATCAGGAGGGCGAGAATGTCCTCAGTGTCGAGGTGGACTCGCGCGAGTTGCCGGAGGTTCCTCCCTTCGGCTACGAGGTGGACTATCTCACCTTCGGCGGTATCTATCGCGGGGTCTCCCTGCGGACCACCGGCGGAACCTCGATTGAGGACCTTCGCGTTACCTGCTCTGAGGTGCTTACTCCAAAGCCGCGAGTAGAGATAGAGGTCTTTTTAGATTCTGCGAACACAACGCTAAAGACGAAACCAGATACCTTCGAAGTCGAGCTCTTCAACGACGCTGGTACGATCACGAAGCGCAGGCAGCGCTTGTCGTCCTCTGAACTCTCCGCAGGCCGTGCAACAGTTTCGATGGCTGGAGTTGAGGGGCTAAAGCTCTGGCAGCTACACGATCCAAAGCTCTATTCGGTGCGCGTTCGCCTGCTTGCCGTTGGGCAGATCGTGGACGAACAAGAGACGCGGTTCGGCTTGCGTGAGGCCCGATTTACTCCTGCAGGCTTCTCTCTCAACGGAGAGATCATCAAACTGCGTGGGCTCAATCGCCATCAGACCTTTCCTTTCGCGGGTGCGGCGATGCCCAGACGAGTGCAGCGCCGTGACGCGACCATTCTCAAAGAGCAGCTCAAGTGCAACATCGTGCGCTGCTCGCACTATCCTCCCTCACATCATTTTCTCGATGCCTGCGATGAGCTTGGCCTGCTAGTCATTGACGAGACTCCAGGATGGCAGCATGTAGGCGATAGCGAACTCTGGCGTGAGCGCTACCTCGATAACACGCGCCGCATGATTCGCCGTGACTGGAACCATCCATCGATTGTTCTCTGGAGCATTCGCATCAATGAGTCGCGCGACTTTCACGATCTGTACGTGAAGGTGAATGCGCTGGCGCGTGAGCTGGACCCCTCTCGCCAAACCACCGGTGTGCGCTACTTCCAGGAGTCGGAGCTGCTGGAAGACGTCTTCTCGATGAACGACTTTCAGTTCCCGCTCAAAGCACCCAATCATCCTCTGTATCTCAACACCGAGTTTGTCGGCGCGGAGTTTCCTGTTCGCCCGTGGGACAGCAACGCGATCAACCAGGAGCACATTCTCCGCTATGCTCGCATCTTCAACCAGCTGAACAGCCAGGCTGGATACTCCGGCGGTCTGGGCTGGTGCGGGTTCGACTACCAGACCCACGCGGACTTCGGCTCCGGCGACCATATCTGCTACCACGGCGTGATGGACATCTTCCGTGAGGCTAAGCCCGCGGCTGGATTCTTCAAGTCGCAGTGCCCGCCAACGGAGGAACCCGTCCTCGAGCCTGGCTTTCACTTCGCGATGAGCGACGAGCCATCAGGCTTCAGGAAGGGAATCATCTCCTCGAACTGCGATGAGATTCGCGCCTTCATCGGCCGCGACAAAGTCTGGCATCACATCATCGATCTGCGGCCGGAGCATGAGGAGTTTCCGCATCTCGCCTATCCGCCGTTCTATCTCACGCTTCCGGATGGCAACGACGACTGGGGTGACCTGCGCCTCGACGGCTATGTCAAAGGCACGCAGGTGATCTCCAAAAGCTTCTCGGGAAAGGGAATCGACCAGGTCTTCGAGATTCTTGCCGACGATTCGGAACTGATCGCGGACGGTGCGGATGCAACGCGTGTTGTATTGCGCGTTACGGATGAGTATGGCGCACCTCGACCGCTCTGTTTCGATCCCATTACTCTCTCGCTCGATGGACCGGCAGTGCTTCTCGGTGAGCCGATTGCCGTGCTCAGCGGAGGCAGAAGCGCGGTGTGGATCCGGTCGACCGGAGAGCCTGGCATCGCGACGCTCAAGGCAACACATCCTCACTTCGGAGTGAAGACATTGACGTTCAAGATCATCGCCGAAACAGACAACCATCCTCCTTTTAGCTGA
- a CDS encoding acyltransferase family protein, with protein sequence MSSATATPFLNTRPSSRLLSIDVLRGLTVAFMILVNNNGNNDLAYRALNHSLWNGFTPTDLVFPTFLFIMGISMVLSFSAHRAKATSNTVMLTSIGRRFALLIFFGLVVNGFPYFHLDTLRIYGVLQRIAVCYLLAALLQLVTDRIAPRVVLFFAAVIGYWVLLRFVPVPGHGIPGRDFPLLDHDINLVAWLDRHIFPHRLFEKTRDPEGLLSDIPAFASTILGLLAGAWIKQARPAGQKLMGLFGAGIALAVAGLLWSQSFPINKKLWTSSYVLYAGGLSILLLAVAYYVIEIRQLRGRWTYPLLVFGTNAITVYVISELLSSAVAVFKVNQTQSFQVYVYSHYFIHLGTPAIGSLIYSLLFVAVCYVPAWLLYRKRIFIKL encoded by the coding sequence ATGTCTAGCGCGACCGCAACACCGTTTCTGAATACCAGGCCGAGCTCGCGGCTGTTGTCGATCGATGTCCTGCGTGGCCTCACGGTCGCGTTCATGATTCTCGTGAACAACAACGGCAATAATGACCTCGCCTATCGCGCGCTGAACCACTCGCTATGGAACGGCTTTACGCCGACCGATCTCGTCTTTCCCACCTTCCTCTTCATCATGGGCATTTCGATGGTGCTCTCCTTCAGCGCGCATCGTGCCAAGGCTACGAGCAACACCGTTATGCTCACGAGCATTGGACGACGGTTCGCGCTGCTCATCTTCTTCGGGCTGGTTGTAAACGGTTTCCCCTACTTCCACCTCGACACTTTGCGCATCTATGGGGTTCTGCAGCGCATTGCGGTCTGCTATCTGCTCGCCGCGCTGCTGCAACTTGTGACCGATCGCATCGCACCGCGTGTTGTTCTGTTCTTTGCAGCGGTGATCGGTTATTGGGTGCTGCTGCGCTTCGTTCCGGTGCCCGGCCACGGAATACCCGGCAGAGATTTTCCGCTGCTCGATCACGACATCAACCTGGTTGCATGGCTCGATCGCCATATCTTTCCGCATCGCCTCTTTGAGAAGACACGCGATCCCGAAGGTTTGCTCAGCGACATCCCGGCGTTCGCTTCGACGATCCTCGGCCTTCTGGCTGGAGCCTGGATCAAGCAGGCGCGTCCTGCGGGGCAGAAGCTCATGGGTCTGTTCGGAGCGGGTATCGCTCTTGCCGTTGCGGGTTTGCTCTGGTCTCAGAGTTTCCCGATCAACAAGAAGCTCTGGACCAGCTCTTACGTGCTCTATGCCGGGGGCCTCAGCATTCTGCTTCTCGCCGTCGCCTACTACGTCATCGAGATCCGCCAACTGCGCGGCCGCTGGACCTATCCGCTGCTGGTGTTCGGCACGAATGCCATTACGGTGTATGTCATCTCCGAGCTGCTGTCGTCAGCCGTCGCTGTCTTCAAGGTCAATCAGACGCAAAGCTTCCAGGTGTACGTCTACTCGCACTACTTCATTCACCTGGGTACGCCTGCGATCGGTTCACTTATCTACTCACTTCTCTTTGTCGCCGTGTGCTACGTCCCCGCATGGCTGCTCTACCGCAAACGCATCTTTATCAAGCTCTAG